A genomic stretch from Myxococcales bacterium includes:
- a CDS encoding glycosyltransferase, with the protein MAIVPYYRCARWLGRALHSLVTQTRAPDTIVVVADAADAVPDALLREFPSVTFTQCREHVGPYALTQAVIDATDHEWIMIQDADDWSAVDRLEVQLAFAQREGAELVGADLCAVDERAVLVQYRAHPAKGAATARSTGHYVTPHPAALMRRSLIERIGGFSTAWRVSADVELACRAACTTELHTLPGAYVYYGIRDDSLTHSLQTGLSSELFRRTGASIAEGVARRARAAAEGARGPRELAPTEVRPPVHIEHTAGPRLPPPASIGRVSSSS; encoded by the coding sequence TTGGCGATCGTGCCGTATTACCGATGTGCTCGGTGGCTCGGTCGCGCGCTCCATAGTCTGGTGACGCAGACGCGCGCGCCCGACACCATCGTCGTGGTGGCCGACGCCGCCGACGCGGTGCCGGACGCGCTCTTGCGCGAGTTCCCTTCGGTCACATTCACCCAATGCCGCGAGCACGTGGGACCGTACGCGCTCACACAAGCCGTGATCGACGCGACGGACCACGAGTGGATCATGATCCAAGACGCCGACGACTGGTCCGCGGTGGACCGCCTGGAGGTTCAGCTCGCCTTCGCCCAGCGAGAGGGCGCCGAGCTCGTCGGCGCCGATCTGTGCGCGGTCGACGAACGCGCGGTGTTGGTGCAGTACCGCGCGCACCCCGCGAAGGGCGCCGCCACGGCCCGGAGCACGGGTCACTACGTGACTCCGCATCCGGCCGCGCTCATGCGACGATCGCTCATCGAGCGGATCGGCGGGTTCTCCACGGCGTGGCGCGTCAGCGCCGACGTGGAGCTCGCGTGCCGCGCGGCGTGCACGACCGAGCTGCACACGTTGCCCGGCGCCTACGTGTACTACGGCATTCGCGACGACTCCCTCACGCACTCTCTGCAGACGGGGCTCTCCTCCGAGCTGTTTCGGCGCACGGGGGCCAGCATCGCCGAAGGGGTCGCGCGGCGCGCGCGCGCCGCCGCCGAGGGAGCGCGAGGACCGCGCGAGCTCGCGCCGACCGAGGTCCGGCCACCCGTGCACATCGAGCACACGGCGGGCCCTCGGCTCCCTCCGCCCGCGTCGATCGGGAGGGTGAGCTCGAGCTCGTAG